One genomic region from Cardiocondyla obscurior isolate alpha-2009 linkage group LG01, Cobs3.1, whole genome shotgun sequence encodes:
- the LOC139113247 gene encoding uncharacterized protein, with translation MRTIAHLPLKGDNYPIAWKKLRDTYDKPCYQLNLLLDKLAELQPIKVLNADSLDSRVKAIHLTFFAMRKLTQSDTDLIEALMCHRLLQTLDMETRKLWEEQLAYRESQTGSVRTETGARAYISDANGECIPFRALLDQGSQASFITETMAQTLLLLRRRVHIPLCGIGAVKARTVRAVMSVTLHSQYNKFFQLNCELLILPKLTGLLPPTGVHIVRHNFYDNLDLANLHYHESAKIDVLLGATVYNAVICSGVMRRPDTGLIAQETLLGWIVSGAAESSRSWRAEHINSKTTIAMLCVAEEELRQALQRLWTLEEIEGVTSRLSPEDEKCEEIFKTGHSRNEEGRYTVRLPFVCEPTETAQVTKLIAQRSLAALERRLSHNLRLKEEYFRFMHTYELMGHMERIPREELPIARGWYLPHHAVVQEKPTWKIRVVFDASRKTMDRHSLNHFLMSGPPLQNDLTLILTNWRRYLYVYCTDIVKMFRQIILHKDDRDFQRIIWYQKDGGPPIEYRLTTVTYGMCCAPYLAIRTLHQLVEDKGARFPRGARCLRYQAFVDDIFGGADHLKEARDERDELISLLRTAGFKLDKWSANHQLLIPEGLRMQKQANDMVNIEYPDTVSALGLQWNQSSDQFGYNKERLEQNPVCSKRTALSCLSKLFDPLGWLSPVTIVGKILLQDLWIAKVDWDEELNEPQAREWRDFHNSLHCLSNIKIDRWLRFTPGSKVELHGFADASVRAYAAVVYARSISEDETVHVNIIAAKAKLSPIKTVCIPNLELCGATLLVRLLSHLRKLDFLKELPVTAWSDSQITLSWIKEHPSKWKQFVANRASYIQTQLPEARWCHVPSKQNPADLATRGLRAGELSQTQLWWRGPFWLSQEREHWPDQRQPTVDMDNLAQAFSLQEADPEMESEGNVLLERFSTLNRAVRVTAQCFRFMENLRRRRQEETIVCSHLTVDELTKARHALIKCSQRIDFFKDIQALHRDGVVSKNSRLRRLNPYLDQDGLLRINGRLRHSNLLHDAKYPPILSKNSNLSTLYVRHAHQDCWHGGISLTLSTLRAHVWVIDGANLVRKVVRNCTKCGRFRSLPMSQQMGNLPAPRVNLSRPFSDSGVDYASPISLRRSSGRGQSACKGYIALFICLATKAVHLEAVGDLSTEAFLGAFRRFVRHRGVCKTLYSDNGTNFRGADVELRKMYNEYSIFYHAVAEHLASRGTDWKFIPPRAPHFGGLWEAGVKNMKKHLIKVVGDHRLTFEELSTALVQIEACMNSRPLYPLSGDPADLEALTPAHFLTGSTSTLIPEPNAPDVPENRLSRYQLLQRIKTHYWKRWSHEYLTTLQERNKWQRDASNVKVGQLVAIKKDGLPPTKWALARILEVHPGSDNRVRVVILKTQSSTIKRPIVKLVPLVDTVNQDA, from the exons ATGCGAACGATAGCTCATCTGCCTCTTAAAGGAGATAATTATCCCATCGCGTGGAAAAAACTGCGAGATACTTATGATAAGCCTTGCTACCAGCTGAATTTGTTGCTAGACAAACTAGCTGAACTGCAGCCTATCAAAGTCTTGAATGCAGATTCACTAGATTCAAGAGTTAAAGCGATACACCTTACATTTTTCGCGATGAGAAAATTAACGCAGTCGGACACCGATTTAATAGAAGCTCTGATGTGTCACCGTCTGTTGCAGACTCTTGACATGGAAACTCGAAAACTTTGGGAGGAGCAGCTTGCTTATCGAGAGAGTCAAACGGGATCTGTAAGGACAGAAACTGGAG CTCGAGCATATATTAGTGATGCTAATGGTGAATGTATACCATTTAGAGCTTTATTGGATCAAGGTTCACAAGCCTCATTTATAACTGAGACTATGGCGCAAACGTTATTACTTCTTCGCAGAAGGGTACATATTCCGCTCTGCGGAATAGGAGCTGTCAAAGCACGTACAGTGAGAGCTGTGATGAGCGTAACATTACACTCCCagtataacaaatttttccaGTTGAATTGTGAGTTATTAATATTGCCTAAATTAACTGGACTGTTACCTCCAACAGGAGTACATATTGTTCGCCACAATTTTTACGACAATCTAGATTTGGCTAACCTTCATTATCATGAGTCGGCTAAAATTGATGTATTATTGGGAGCAACTGTTTATAATGCGGTAATTTGTAGTGGAGTAATGCGAAGACCTGACACAGGACTCATAGCTCAGGAAACACTGTTAGGATGGATTGTGTCAGGCGCTGCAGAGTCAAGTCGTTCATGGCGGGCGGAACATATTAATAGTAAAACAACTATCGCAATGCTTTGCGTCGCGGAGGAAGAGCTGAGGCAAGCATTACAAAGACTATGGACGTTAGAGGAAATCGAAGGAGTTACTTCGCGGTTAAGTCCTGAGGATGAAAAATGTgaggaaatatttaaaaccgGGCATTCTCGCAACGAGGAAGGCCGTTACACAGTCCGATTGCCTTTTGTTTGTGAACCCACGGAGACAGCTCAGGTGACAAAACTAATAGCACAGCGTTCTCTAGCTGCTCTAGAGAGACGACTATCTCACAATCTGAGGTTAAAGGAAGAATACTTTCGTTTTATGCATACTTATGAATTGATGGGACATATGGAACGTATACCTCGGGAAGAACTTCCTATTGCACGAGGATGGTATTTGCCTCATCACGCGGTTGTACAAGAAAAGCCGACATGGAAGATTCGTGTAGTTTTCGATGCTTCACGGAAAACAATGGATCGTCATAGCctcaatcattttttaatgtcCGGGCCTCCATTACAGAACGACTTAACATTAATACTCACAAATTGGAGACGATATCTGTATGTATATTGTACAGATATAGTGAAAATGTTCCGGCAGATTATCCTGCATAAAGATGATCGGGATTTCCAACGTATAATCTGGTATCAGAAGGATGGGGGACCACCTATAGAATACAGATTGACTACCGTAACATACGGTATGTGTTGCGCCCCGTACCTTGCGATACGAACTCTTCATCAGTTAGTAGAAGATAAAGGCGCACGATTTCCAAGAGGCGCCAGATGCCTACGCTATCAAGCCTTTGTCGACGACATCTTTGGAGGTGCTGATCACCTCAAGGAAGCAAGAGATGAACGAGACGAACTGATTTCACTACTGAGAACGGCTGGATTTAAGCTCGATAAATGGTCAGCTAACCACCAACTTCTTATTCCTGAAGGGCTTAGGATGCAAAAACAGGCTAATGATATGGTTAACATAGAATATCCAGATACAGTGAGCGCTTTGGGACTTCAGTGGAACCAATCATCAGATCAGTTTGGTTACAACAAGGAAAGGTTAGAGCAGAACCCTGTCTGTAGCAAGCGGACGGCATTATCTTGCctttcgaaattatttgatCCCTTAGGTTGGCTGTCGCCAGTAACCATCGTGGGTAAGATTCTTTTGCAAGACTTGTGGATAGCAAAAGTGGATTGGGATGAAGAATTAAACGAGCCTCAAGCCCGAGAATGGAGAGATTTCCACAACTCATTGCACTGCTTAAGTAACATTAAAATTGACAGGTGGTTGAGATTTACGCCAGGTAGTAAGGTAGAGTTGCACGGATTCGCAGATGCTTCAGTCAGAGCATATGCAGCTGTGGTATATGCACGATCCATATCTGAGGACGAAACTGTGCATGTAAATATAATAGCAGCAAAAGCGAAACTAAGTCCGATAAAAACGGTCTGCATACCGAATTTGGAGCTTTGTGGAGCAACTCTATTGGTACGATTATTGAGTCATCTACGGAAACTTGATTTCCTAAAGGAGTTGCCTGTAACCGCCTGGAGCGACAGCCAGATTACTCTCTCATGGATAAAGGAACATCCTAGTAAATGGAAGCAATTTGTCGCAAATCGTGCATCGTATATACAAACACAGCTTCCAGAAGCACGATGGTGTCATGTGCCTTCAAAACAGAACCCTGCCGATCTAGCCACACGAGGCTTAAGGGCAGGAGAATTATCTCAAACACAATTATGGTGGCGCGGGCCATTTTGGCTATCACAAGAACGAGAGCATTGGCCTGATCAAAGACAACCCACGGTCGATATGGATAACTTAGCTCAAGCTTTTTCATTGCAGGAAGCTGATCCTGAAATGGAGTCTGAGGGAAACGTTCTATTAGAGCGATTTTCCACGTTAAATAGAGCAGTTCGAGTTACTGCTCAATGCTTCAGATTTATGGAGAATCTTCGACGACGAAGGCAGGAAGAAACAATTGTGTGTAGTCATCTAACAGTAGATGAACTGACAAAGGCTCGACATGCTTTGATCAAGTGCTCTCAGAGAATAGATTTCTTCAAAGATATCCAAGCTTTACATCGAGATGGAGTTGTATCAAAAAATTCTCGGTTAAGGAGATTGAATCCATATTTAGATCAAGATGGTTTACTGAGGATAAATGGAAGGCTTCGTCACAGCAATCTCCTGCATGACGCTAAATATCCGCCTATACTTTCAAAGAATTCGAATTTATCAACGTTATATGTGCGTCATGCGCATCAGGACTGTTGGCACGGTGGAATTTCACTTACGCTATCGACCTTGCGAGCTCATGTTTGGGTCATAGATGGGGCTAATTTAGTACGAAAAGTTGTGCGCAATTGTACCAAATGTGGTCGTTTTCGCTCGCTACCCATGTCACAACAAATGGGAAATCTGCCTGCTCCACGCGTTAATCTAAGTCGTCCTTTTTCAGATAGCGGAGTAGATTATGCCAGTCCGATCTCTTTACGACGGAGTTCTGGCCGTGGTCAATCAGCGTGCAAGGGATACATAGCATTGTTTATTTGTTTAGCTACCAAGGCTGTCCATTTAGAAGCTGTTGGGGATCTGAGTACCGAAGCGTTCCTGGGTGCATTTAGACGATTCGTAAGACACAGAGGCGTCTGTAAAACGTTATATTCGGACAATGGGACTAATTTCAGAGGAGCTGATGTCGAGTTACGCAAGATGTACAATGAATACTCAATCTTTTATCATGCTGTGGCTGAACACCTTGCTTCTCGCGGAACCGATTGGAAATTCATTCCGCCTCGAGCTCCGCACTTCGGCGGACTCTGGGAGGCTGGAGTCAAAAACatgaaaaaacatttaatcaaGGTTGTTGGCGACCACAGGTTGACATTCGAAGAGCTGAGCACAGCATTAGTGCAAATAGAGGCGTGCATGAACTCCCGCCCTCTTTATCCACTCTCTGGAGATCCAGCTGATCTGGAAGCGCTCACGCCAGCGCATTTTCTTACAGGGAGTACCTCCACCCTCATACCTGAGCCTAACGCACCTGATGTGCCTGAGAATCGGCTGTCCCGATACCAACTTCTCCAAAGAATAAAGACACACTACTGGAAACGCTGGTCCCACGAATATCTAACCACCCTTCAAGAGAGAAATAAGTGGCAAAGAGACGCTAGTAATGTGAAGGTGGGTCAATTGGTTGCAATCAAGAAAGACGGATTACCTCCTACCAAATGGGCATTAGCACGAATACTAGAAGTTCATCCAGGCTCTGATAACAGAGTCAGAGTGGTGATTTTAAAAACGCAGAGTTCAACGATAAAGAGGCCCATTGTGAAATTAGTACCTTTGGTAGACACTGTCAACCAGGATGCTTAG